In bacterium, one DNA window encodes the following:
- a CDS encoding DNA internalization-related competence protein ComEC/Rec2, giving the protein MPLLESRRRAHPHVAALQRALGLIRRKILSCCARARALPWPVAWSAVLLASLSAGEWSDRDARTACGLDISGDDAIRLACLAPLVAAASSHPAALLAAASATAALGWCAGSRARDARAVSQGIVCEDPWAPSRRRMWRTGTCLRITAWPRVSGTQWRAPAMLVAAGDFGSDAGVVGPRVGDGVMVSGEGPPPHMWQLVLGDLACHVPRRAAVPGSFSSFRFLRGRGLAWEGRLIHPASVVTGVDPLTHASATLLAPLRQAVIGRLDRLFPPDESLLLRSVLLGERCDEMRLLRSSYAVLGLGHLFAVSGLHVGLVAGILLLLLRFMRAGFRGRFVSLTLFLAGYVLLVGMPGSALRAAALLITAALSNWAGRRHDGLRTLGLLVWAWAVFAPPALSDAGLRLSLGAAAGIVVMLRVVTPRLDRGRRIRHWLGNALAVSLGAQLGALPETARSFGWLHPMATSFNLAAVPLFGGAVWLAAGAILLSPVAWLAGALSAVSWLMLRLLSAGTVGSSSLAEARLGLPAWDHRAAVLYVAGLAGLGLLLSGRQRRTRLAGALAATCLLAIPFCGRTLCDGEMTAIQFDVGQGDCAALVFPDRSAVLVDTGEAWRDTGPFLRDVRPWLRREGIDSLAGAVLTHHHADHDGACDQLHAAMDVKAWWLGGRTTAPAPVARDRVSHPVPGDTLYHVGDWALVCIATAGPDAQELEENDRSLAVALCWRGGVRGLWTGDLERAGERTLLAAAPLTPSAPIDVLKAGHHGSRTSSTPAFLDAFRPATVLISCGLENRHRHPSHGPFTAGGDTLRGLRTDLDGTIIIRWRDGGPPRIRTGVDRRPPRLDTRGTGT; this is encoded by the coding sequence GTGCCACTTCTGGAATCCCGACGGCGAGCCCATCCTCACGTTGCCGCGCTACAGCGCGCCCTCGGACTGATCCGCCGAAAGATCCTCAGTTGCTGCGCGAGGGCCCGCGCCCTGCCCTGGCCCGTGGCCTGGTCCGCCGTGCTGCTGGCCTCCCTGTCGGCCGGCGAGTGGAGCGATCGGGATGCGCGCACCGCCTGCGGGCTGGACATCTCCGGCGACGACGCGATCCGCCTGGCGTGCCTGGCGCCACTCGTCGCTGCCGCGTCTTCCCACCCCGCCGCCCTGCTCGCCGCGGCCTCCGCCACCGCGGCGCTGGGCTGGTGTGCCGGCAGCCGGGCGCGCGACGCGCGCGCCGTATCCCAGGGCATCGTGTGTGAGGACCCCTGGGCGCCGTCGCGCCGTCGTATGTGGCGCACCGGAACCTGTCTGCGCATCACGGCCTGGCCGCGCGTGTCGGGCACGCAGTGGCGCGCGCCGGCGATGCTGGTCGCCGCCGGGGATTTCGGCTCCGACGCCGGCGTCGTCGGGCCGCGGGTCGGCGACGGCGTGATGGTCTCGGGCGAGGGACCGCCGCCGCACATGTGGCAGCTCGTCCTCGGCGACCTTGCGTGCCACGTCCCCCGTCGTGCCGCGGTGCCCGGGTCCTTCTCTTCCTTCCGTTTCCTGCGTGGCAGGGGCCTGGCCTGGGAGGGGCGTCTGATCCATCCCGCTTCCGTCGTGACCGGTGTCGATCCGCTCACTCACGCGAGCGCCACACTGCTCGCCCCCCTGCGGCAAGCCGTCATCGGACGCCTCGACCGGCTGTTCCCTCCGGACGAGTCCCTGCTGCTCCGGTCGGTTCTGCTGGGGGAACGCTGCGACGAGATGCGGCTGTTGCGAAGCTCGTACGCCGTGCTGGGGCTGGGGCATCTCTTCGCCGTCAGCGGTCTGCACGTGGGCCTCGTCGCCGGCATACTCCTGCTCCTGTTGCGGTTCATGCGCGCCGGATTCCGGGGGCGTTTCGTGAGTTTGACCCTCTTCCTGGCCGGATACGTGCTCCTGGTAGGCATGCCCGGGTCGGCTCTGCGCGCGGCCGCCTTGCTGATCACGGCAGCTCTGTCCAACTGGGCGGGTCGACGGCACGACGGCCTGCGCACGCTGGGTCTGCTGGTCTGGGCGTGGGCGGTTTTCGCGCCGCCGGCGTTGTCGGACGCGGGCTTGCGTCTATCGCTCGGCGCCGCCGCGGGCATCGTCGTCATGCTGCGTGTCGTGACGCCCCGGCTCGACCGCGGCCGGCGAATCAGGCACTGGCTTGGCAACGCATTGGCCGTCAGCCTGGGGGCCCAGCTCGGCGCGCTGCCGGAAACGGCGCGCAGCTTCGGCTGGCTGCACCCCATGGCCACATCCTTCAATCTCGCCGCGGTGCCACTGTTCGGAGGCGCCGTGTGGCTGGCCGCCGGCGCCATCCTGCTGTCCCCGGTGGCCTGGCTCGCCGGCGCCCTTTCCGCCGTGTCCTGGTTGATGCTGCGGCTTCTCTCCGCCGGGACGGTCGGATCATCTTCCCTGGCCGAGGCCAGGCTCGGTCTGCCGGCCTGGGACCACCGGGCGGCCGTCCTGTACGTCGCCGGCCTCGCGGGTCTGGGGCTGCTACTCTCAGGCCGGCAGCGCCGAACGCGTCTGGCGGGAGCGCTGGCCGCCACCTGTCTGCTAGCGATACCCTTCTGCGGCCGGACCCTCTGCGACGGGGAGATGACAGCCATCCAGTTCGACGTGGGACAGGGGGACTGCGCGGCGCTCGTCTTCCCGGACCGCAGCGCCGTGCTGGTCGACACGGGGGAGGCCTGGCGGGACACGGGGCCATTCCTGCGCGACGTCCGCCCCTGGCTCCGCCGTGAAGGCATAGACAGCCTCGCCGGCGCCGTGCTCACCCACCACCATGCCGATCACGACGGTGCGTGCGATCAACTGCACGCGGCCATGGACGTGAAGGCCTGGTGGCTCGGCGGCAGGACGACGGCACCGGCGCCTGTCGCGCGGGATCGTGTTTCGCATCCAGTCCCCGGGGACACCCTGTATCACGTGGGGGATTGGGCCCTGGTTTGCATCGCCACCGCCGGTCCGGACGCGCAGGAGCTGGAGGAGAACGACCGCTCCCTGGCCGTGGCGCTGTGCTGGCGCGGCGGCGTGCGGGGCCTGTGGACGGGCGACCTCGAGCGGGCGGGAGAGCGCACGCTGCTGGCCGCTGCGCCCTTGACGCCGTCGGCCCCGATCGACGTGCTCAAGGCGGGTCACCACGGCAGCCGCACCTCCAGCACGCCAGCGTTCCTCGACGCCTTCCGACCCGCAACGGTCCTGATCAGCTGCGGCCTGGAGAACCGGCATCGGCATCCGAGCCATGGACCATTCACGGCCGGCGGCGACACCCTGCGCGGCCTGCGCACGGATCTCGACGGCACCATCATCATCCGCTGGCGAGACGGC